From a region of the Penaeus vannamei isolate JL-2024 chromosome 2, ASM4276789v1, whole genome shotgun sequence genome:
- the LOC138865592 gene encoding uncharacterized protein, with protein MRTTETKDILVIQGDWNAKIGEDAYENWKGTSGQHCNKRSNRGLRLLEFASYNDLMVANTLGPHKTSRKVTWHSPDGQTKNQIDYIIVKKRFKTGGNINRTRSFPGADIGSDHNLVIMTFKLHLKRIKKQGCTRIKFDLEKLKDPDVAEIFQATIGGKYAALTLLDPDMDLGTLTNSFNKSVIDSAKEVLGKHRRVKKPWVTAEILDLCDKHRELKANRNNIQGTTQYREVNQKIKKEMKKAKEVWLADQCQNIEKSLKTYQLVKKLTSTKQAKITIMQDKTGVPLTENENILKRWTEYCSELYNYRTTRDQQVLNTPPSTNNDNHPILGEEVEAAVRALKKGKSAGVDNIPANWYKQEEK; from the exons atgagaaccacggaaaca AAAGACATCCTTGTGATACAAGGGGACTGGAATGCCAAGATTGGAGAAGATGCATACGAGAACTGGAAAGGCACAAGTGGGCAGCATTGTAACAAAAGATCAAATAGAGGCCTGCGGCTTTTGGAATTTGCAAGTTACAATGATTTGATGGTTGCAAACACGTTAGGCCCACACAAAACCTCTAGAAAAGTCACTTGGCACAGCCCGGATGGACAGACTAAGAACCAGATTGACTACATCATTGTGAAGAAGAGATTCAAAACTGGAGGAAATATCAACAGGACCAGAAGCTTCCCAGGAGCTGATATTGGAAGTGATCATAATCTTGTCATAATGACCTTCAAACTACATCTGAAGAGGATCAAGAAACAAGGTTGCACTAGGATCAAATTTGACCTCGAAAAGCTAAAGGACCCTGATGTTGCAGAAATCTTTCAAGCCACCATAGGAGGAAAATATGCTGCACTCACACTCCTAGATCCAGACATGGACTTGGGCACGTTGACTAACAGCTTCAACAAGTCAGTGATCGATTCAGCAAAGGAGGTCCTAGGAAAACACAGAAGAGTAAAGAAGCCTTGGGTCACAGCTGAAATTCTTGACCTATGTGACAAACATAGGGAGCTTAAAGCGAACAGGAATAATATACAAGGAACGACACAATACAGAGAAGTCAaccagaaaattaaaaaagaaatgaaaaaggcaaAAGAGGTGTGGTTGGCTGACCAATGCCAAAACATAGAGAAAAGCCTCAAAACTTACCAACTAGTTAAAAAGCTGACCAGCACAAAACAggcaaaaataacaatcatgCAGGACAAAACTGGTGTACCTTTAACAGAAAATGAGAACATCCTGAAGAGATGGACAGAATATTGTTCAGAGCTGTATAACTACAGAACCACTAGAGACCAACAAGTGCTGAACACCCCTCCATCAACCAACAATGACAATCACCCAATACTCGGTGAGGAAGTGGAAGCAGCAGTGAGAGCACTAAAGAAAGGAAAGTCAGCAGGAGTGGATAATATTCCTGCGAACTGGTACAAGCAGGAGGAGAAGTGA